In Desulfomonilaceae bacterium, the genomic window AATCACGTACATTACCGATTATAGAGGGAATAAGTGGGTTGGATGGATCTCTCGTCGCCGCGCTCGCTCGAGATGACAGAATGCCAAACCCTACCCGCGGCTATGCCGTGCGAATATACGGGCGGGGACACCCAACCCGATGTAGAAATCATCAATGTTTGTAACCGTAACCCCTAGGTCGAATGCTATATACTCTAATCCTGCAATAGTTCTTCATGAACCTCATAAATTAATCGTAAACCGCCAATCTGATATGTGTAACAGTCAGCAAGCCCTTTAGTCTCTTGATCCCAGGCCCAAAATTGGGATTGATCTCAAGATTAGATAGACAACGATCAAGGCCCGTCTTTAGATTCCCGGTAACCTTGTGGTAACTCTTATATGCAGTCTTGGTAAGCAGAACTTTATAGGCCATTGGGGCGAGGTTTTTCCGAAGTTACATATTCACCATCAGCATATTCCTGACGACCTTTAAATATGGCCTGTAAATCCTTATTCATAGGCTCTTCTTCCTGAACGTCACGAATGAATTCTATATATTCACGAACCGCTAATATATTTTCGTTCATGGGAAACCTCGTCCCAGTCGGGGAAACCCTATACTCAGATCCGGGTAGACACGCTGGTTTACGCAATCCAAATGTACTGGCAGAAGCGGCCCAAAGGGGAATGAATTCAAAATCATGTCATTTCGAACGTAGGTTGCTTTCAATCCAGGTCTTGCAAAGTTCAATGAAGCCGGAAGCCGCAACCAGTCCCACGGCGGCGTCGCTTTGGATATAGACCTGCCCAGGCGTCAAATCAGGCAGTCCGTTGGGATATCTTGTGGGAATATAATATTTGTCGAGCAATGCGGCGAAGTTATTTACTTCGGCCAAATCCGGGAAATCATCTTTTTTAGGAAATTCATCAACAAGTTTTTTGACCGAGTGGCCCCATGGGTCTTCGTCTTCGAAAAACCAGATCGCCTTAATCGATTTTTCGCCGGCCTGCTGGGAATGAAAACACGAAGCCGCATACATTTCGTGGTCGTACAATGTTCGAGCCGCCGCTAGGTCCTCTGCCGCTGTCTGTAACCATCTTTTAGCCAGGTATCTGTTCTTGGCTTCAGCCATAAATGACGACGCCTTCCTTGACAACTCGTCGCATAAAAGGCTCATCCTGCATATTGTCAAATTCCGCCGGAGTGTAGATCAGAAGATCAACAGAGCGATGCTCAACCACATCAGTTATATCCTTGTAAATCCCATCATAACGATCAAGAAATCTTTTATCCGTCTGCATAATAAGCATCAAATCCAAATCGCTGCGTTTGGAGACATCGCCCACAGCAAAAGATCCAAAAACAATGGCCTTGATAATAGCGTATCGTTTGCAAATCGGTATGATCACGCTAGTTATTCGGTCTAAAGACCCAGTTGGTTGAGATCTCATTGAATTCTTTCCATTTAGAGACAAGATACTGAAAACATGCTGGGTCATGATTGGGGAGGATAGACATATGGGCCTACTCCTACGTTCCGTTGTATCCATGCGTGAGTGCAGTATTATTTCCTCAACTCAGCGGCAAGGTGGAATGATATTGTGGACGGCCTACATAGCTCCGCCCCGTCGATTAATTGTAACATATCGATAATACAAAGTAAACGTTGTTATGAGGCTTTTATGTTCTAAATGATAATACTAGAAAGAATAATCAATTACGGATTGTCGAGATTCGACGCAAAACGATACATCACCTGCAAAGCTCATGTTTATGGCTATAAGGGGTCGATCCGCCACCACAAAAAACAATGATGAAGATAAATTTTATTTTACTCTCTTATGGCCTAATTTCCAAGTCGCCCCAACAATTATGGATTAAATATCATTCGTCAAAGCAATCAATAATTAATAATTTAGATGAAACCATAATAAAACGAACTTTGCAAGGTGAAATTGGTATCAAGCTTAACGACTTTCGTTTGGTACTTTGATCAGGGAATTAGATACGGATATTTGGTGGTAACAAATTTGGCTGTATGATTATTACACAGGAGAGCTACATAGTAACTTACATGGTTGTTAGATCCCACATGATGACTGGGGGTGTTACTGGGGAAATCAGGGGCGCTGTACGGCCGAGGTAGGAGCGCATTTCAGGAACGCGAGAGGTCAAAAATGGTAATTTCCTGATCAGGAAAACCATGGTGACTGAAAGCCGACGTATTTGATTGGCATGAAAAGCCTCTCGATAACAGTCGGCCGATAAAACGCTCGACAACCAGTCTTTTCCTGTCCGCAAGCATGATACTGCCACCGGTCGCCAACGCCTTTTCGAGTAACTGGATCAGACTGGAGTGGAAGAAATAGTCATATATTATTTCGGCGCCAAGGATCAGATCAAAAGCAGGCAAATCTGGGGGATTTCCCCAATCCAACTCGAGAAAATGCGCTCGGGAGCGATTCAGATCATTCAGAGCTATATTGCGGCTCGCGAGTTCCAGCGCTTGAGGCATGAAATCGCTGAAAGTGACTTCAGCGCCCTTCATCAAAGCTCCCATGCCCGCCAGGCCGAGTCCGCACCCGAGTTCGAGCGCCTTGACCCCCACAAGATCCTTTCCTTCAAGAATGAGCCTTGTCAGATTAATTGAAGCTGTAGTAAGACCCCACCAGAAGGTGAGGCGCTCCGCAGAGTCTTCAGCGTCCTCGGGCGCGTACAGAAACGCTTTTCTGGTTCCAAGCTCCAGTGTCAGTTTCACGATTTGTTTGTCTCCAGTTACGAGAATCCTTGAAACTTACGGATTGAATCAGGATGTTGTTAGAACTAAGATCAAAAGATAAATGTCATAATAGTTGGCGAAAACTTTTTTGTCGATACGGGGCTCTTTTGTCCGGCGCCCCGGAATAGGGGTAAAATCTCATGAAAAGTCTCCGACTTCGAAGTCCGGCAAAGATAAATCTCTTTTTGAGAGTGCTTGGGAAAAGACCTGACGGCTATCATGAGATTGAAACCGTGTTTCAGGAGATAGATCTCGCCGACGAAATCATACTGCGTCAAAGCAGTGGAGGCAAATCCCTGAAGGTTGAGGGAGCGCCGGAAATCGAGACTGAATCAAACCTCGTTTTCAAGGCGCTCAAATGGCTCGAAGGTTTGAGCGGCCAGCGCTTTGACGTAGATATCGAGTTGCGCAAG contains:
- a CDS encoding HEPN domain-containing protein — encoded protein: MAEAKNRYLAKRWLQTAAEDLAAARTLYDHEMYAASCFHSQQAGEKSIKAIWFFEDEDPWGHSVKKLVDEFPKKDDFPDLAEVNNFAALLDKYYIPTRYPNGLPDLTPGQVYIQSDAAVGLVAASGFIELCKTWIESNLRSK
- a CDS encoding nucleotidyltransferase domain-containing protein, coding for MRSQPTGSLDRITSVIIPICKRYAIIKAIVFGSFAVGDVSKRSDLDLMLIMQTDKRFLDRYDGIYKDITDVVEHRSVDLLIYTPAEFDNMQDEPFMRRVVKEGVVIYG
- a CDS encoding methyltransferase domain-containing protein: MKLTLELGTRKAFLYAPEDAEDSAERLTFWWGLTTASINLTRLILEGKDLVGVKALELGCGLGLAGMGALMKGAEVTFSDFMPQALELASRNIALNDLNRSRAHFLELDWGNPPDLPAFDLILGAEIIYDYFFHSSLIQLLEKALATGGSIMLADRKRLVVERFIGRLLSRGFSCQSNTSAFSHHGFPDQEITIFDLSRS